One window of Pseudacidobacterium ailaaui genomic DNA carries:
- a CDS encoding co-chaperone GroES, which translates to MATATASVATTFTPLHDRILVRRVEESETVRGGIIIPDTAKEKPQEGEVIAVGKGKQNEEGKLFPLDVKPGDRVLFGKYSGTEIKIDGEEFLIMREDEVLGILKK; encoded by the coding sequence ATGGCAACAGCAACAGCTAGCGTAGCCACGACCTTTACTCCGCTGCATGACCGCATCCTGGTCCGGCGCGTGGAAGAGTCCGAGACCGTAAGGGGCGGCATCATCATCCCGGACACAGCGAAAGAAAAGCCCCAGGAAGGCGAGGTCATCGCTGTGGGCAAGGGCAAGCAGAACGAAGAAGGGAAGCTCTTCCCGCTGGATGTAAAACCAGGCGACCGCGTTCTCTTCGGCAAATACTCCGGCACCGAGATCAAGATTGACGGTGAGGAGTTCCTGATCATGCGTGAGGACGAAGTCCTCGGCATCCTCAAGAAGTAG
- the lptE gene encoding LPS assembly lipoprotein LptE: MLFRFVTFAICCTFVAGCGYHTPQSAAHLPSSVHTLAVPTFANHTQSFHTEIAFTNAVVREWTSRTSYRVLATDKPDAGDAILEGAINDFQVVPLTYNIQTGQSSSYLITIRASVKLLDRNKRVLYQNNHYTFRQQYQTTQDLVSFIQEDPAAIQRLARDFAQSLVSDILESF, translated from the coding sequence ATGCTGTTCCGTTTTGTGACATTTGCAATCTGTTGCACATTCGTTGCCGGCTGCGGCTATCACACCCCGCAATCGGCCGCGCACCTCCCTTCCTCAGTCCATACTCTGGCTGTCCCCACGTTCGCCAATCATACGCAGTCCTTTCACACGGAAATTGCGTTTACGAACGCAGTGGTTCGGGAATGGACCAGCCGCACCTCATACCGCGTGCTGGCCACGGACAAGCCAGACGCCGGGGATGCGATTCTGGAGGGCGCCATTAACGATTTTCAGGTTGTTCCCCTCACTTATAATATTCAGACGGGCCAGTCATCCAGCTACCTGATTACCATCCGCGCCAGCGTAAAGCTCCTGGACCGCAACAAGCGCGTCCTCTATCAAAACAACCATTACACCTTTCGCCAGCAGTACCAGACCACGCAGGACCTGGTCAGTTTTATCCAGGAAGACCCCGCCGCCATCCAGCGTCTTGCGCGGGACTTTGCGCAGTCTCTGGTCTCGGATATTCTGGAGTCCTTCTGA
- a CDS encoding GH116 family glycosyl hydrolase, which translates to MSVKRFIWTIFFALVTCLSLQADDHVPKAAWKIGIGVPPPNPGGRKPSLPTLIDDGYWQGAPVGGFGAGTFSRSYRGNFERWHVKAGVHKYENVPADQFAVFVQPEGETGKAIVLSTGKPLHGELSSWNWSYPAGAGEYAALYPKSWFTYDPKELGIQLTVEQFSPLLPNNYKESSYPVALYNWYAENPSEKPVTVSLLFSWTNMVGWFRDVSGGFSGALSNQDKNRYVSEDVSGGSVEGIVFDRIRSGAVRDEWDGQFAIAAKTTPDMEVTYLTTFYPQSPGAEVWRPFSEDGRLPNAAPDVASSGEEIAGAIAVRFTLAPGEKKIVPMAVAWDLPLVQFGGGRKWVRHYTKFFGAEGTHAWQIAKTALAEDENWSRAIDAWQKPYVEDESTPLWYRGELFNEMYILADGGTVWAHELDGIGNPAHTATKDEDTFSFLECFDYVFYGTLDVRFYGSFPLILFWPEIEKQVMREYTDTIAESNPQKYLWAWKAQHEHKFVTMERKTAGAAPHDLGAPQEDPFVNVNQYNYQDVSNWRDLNSKYVLLLWRDYVLTGSKDLALLQYAWSSIQQAMEHLQQYDKDGDGLIENGGFPDQTYDDWIANGESAYSGGLYLAALRATAEIAQRVGDPGSAAQYNAMFKKAQTAYIKKLWNGTYFNYDTNSEYHTDIMAEQLAGQWYANLTGLGDLVPKKMRLSALRRVYNYNVMLFGNGQMGAVNGIGANGEMLKSNPQVSEVWTGTTFGLASHMITEGMRDEAFKTAQGVYDVVWRDRGYFFRTPEAYDEDGMYRASMYMRPGAIWAMEYALNLQKKPRQK; encoded by the coding sequence ATGTCAGTCAAACGTTTTATCTGGACGATATTTTTTGCCCTGGTCACCTGTTTGTCTTTGCAGGCAGACGATCATGTCCCAAAGGCCGCTTGGAAAATTGGCATCGGTGTGCCGCCTCCCAATCCCGGTGGAAGAAAGCCCTCATTGCCCACACTGATTGACGACGGTTACTGGCAGGGGGCCCCAGTGGGCGGCTTTGGTGCCGGGACCTTTTCCCGTAGTTATCGCGGCAACTTCGAGCGATGGCACGTGAAAGCCGGGGTCCATAAATACGAAAATGTGCCGGCAGACCAGTTTGCTGTCTTTGTCCAACCAGAAGGCGAGACGGGAAAAGCCATCGTCCTCTCTACCGGGAAGCCGCTTCACGGAGAGCTTTCCTCCTGGAACTGGTCCTATCCGGCTGGAGCGGGAGAATATGCAGCCCTCTACCCGAAATCATGGTTTACCTATGATCCGAAAGAGCTGGGCATCCAGCTGACCGTCGAGCAGTTTTCCCCCTTGCTTCCCAACAACTACAAGGAATCCAGTTATCCGGTGGCCCTCTACAACTGGTATGCCGAGAACCCTTCGGAAAAGCCGGTCACTGTCTCTCTGCTCTTTTCCTGGACCAACATGGTGGGCTGGTTCCGCGATGTATCCGGTGGCTTCAGCGGAGCACTCAGCAACCAAGACAAAAACCGCTATGTCTCAGAAGATGTCTCCGGGGGTTCGGTGGAAGGCATCGTTTTTGACCGTATCCGCAGCGGGGCGGTACGCGACGAGTGGGACGGACAATTTGCCATTGCAGCAAAAACCACTCCCGACATGGAAGTGACCTATCTGACCACCTTTTACCCGCAGAGTCCGGGGGCCGAGGTCTGGCGGCCTTTTTCAGAAGACGGACGCCTCCCAAATGCAGCTCCGGACGTGGCATCGAGCGGCGAAGAGATTGCCGGGGCCATTGCGGTCCGCTTTACGCTTGCTCCCGGGGAGAAAAAGATCGTACCGATGGCTGTGGCCTGGGACCTTCCCTTGGTCCAGTTTGGCGGAGGCCGGAAATGGGTGCGGCATTACACCAAGTTCTTTGGCGCAGAGGGCACGCATGCCTGGCAGATTGCCAAAACCGCCCTCGCCGAAGATGAAAACTGGAGCCGTGCCATTGACGCCTGGCAAAAACCCTATGTGGAAGACGAATCCACACCGCTCTGGTACCGCGGCGAACTTTTCAACGAAATGTATATCCTCGCCGACGGAGGGACGGTCTGGGCCCATGAACTGGATGGCATCGGAAATCCGGCACACACGGCCACCAAAGATGAAGACACTTTCAGCTTTCTTGAGTGCTTTGATTACGTGTTTTATGGCACACTCGATGTCCGGTTCTACGGGTCTTTTCCTCTGATCCTGTTCTGGCCGGAGATTGAGAAACAGGTCATGCGGGAATACACCGATACGATCGCTGAAAGCAATCCGCAAAAGTACCTATGGGCATGGAAGGCGCAACATGAGCACAAATTTGTCACCATGGAACGAAAGACCGCTGGAGCGGCCCCGCATGATCTTGGGGCGCCACAGGAAGATCCTTTTGTGAACGTCAACCAATACAACTACCAGGACGTTTCCAATTGGAGGGACCTGAACAGCAAGTACGTGCTGCTGCTCTGGCGCGATTATGTGCTGACCGGCAGCAAGGACCTGGCCTTGCTGCAGTATGCATGGAGTTCCATCCAGCAGGCCATGGAGCACCTGCAGCAATACGACAAGGACGGGGATGGTCTGATTGAAAATGGTGGCTTCCCGGACCAGACCTATGACGACTGGATTGCCAACGGCGAAAGCGCCTATAGCGGCGGACTCTATCTGGCCGCTCTGCGCGCGACCGCCGAGATTGCGCAGAGAGTAGGAGACCCCGGAAGCGCAGCCCAATACAACGCAATGTTTAAGAAGGCCCAGACGGCCTACATCAAGAAACTCTGGAACGGAACTTATTTCAACTACGACACCAACAGTGAATATCACACCGACATCATGGCAGAACAGCTCGCCGGGCAATGGTACGCCAACCTGACGGGGCTGGGCGACCTGGTGCCCAAAAAGATGCGGCTCTCTGCGCTAAGACGTGTGTATAACTACAACGTCATGCTCTTCGGGAATGGACAGATGGGAGCAGTGAATGGGATTGGCGCAAATGGCGAGATGCTGAAGAGTAATCCTCAGGTCAGCGAAGTTTGGACGGGCACGACCTTTGGCCTTGCCTCCCACATGATTACAGAAGGTATGAGGGACGAGGCCTTCAAAACCGCCCAGGGAGTATACGATGTGGTGTGGCGCGACCGGGGATACTTTTTCCGCACGCCAGAGGCCTACGATGAAGATGGCATGTACCGGGCAAGCATGTATATGCGTCCCGGGGCCATTTGGGCCATGGAGTATGCTTTGAATCTGCAAAAGAAACCCAGGCAGAAATGA
- the groL gene encoding chaperonin GroEL (60 kDa chaperone family; promotes refolding of misfolded polypeptides especially under stressful conditions; forms two stacked rings of heptamers to form a barrel-shaped 14mer; ends can be capped by GroES; misfolded proteins enter the barrel where they are refolded when GroES binds), translating to MAKQILHGEDSRQAILRGVNTLADAVKVTLGPKGRNVVIEKKFGSPTITKDGVTVAKEIELKDPLENMGAQMVREVASKTSDVAGDGTTTATVLAQAIYREGVKTVAAGANPMALKRGIDKAVEAIVGKRDENGNVTGGALSKLSKPVSGDMIAQVGTISANSDATIGTIIAEAMKKVGKDGVITVEESKTMETQLEVVEGMQFDRGYLSPYFVTDPDRMEAVLEDPYILIYEKKISSMKDLLPLLEQVARNGKPLVIIAEDVEGEALATLVVNKLRGTLNVAAVKAPGFGDRRKAMLGDIAILTGGKAITEDLGIKLENIKIEDLGRAKRVTIDKDNTTIVEGRGDSKAIEGRVKEIRSQIEKTTSDYDREKLQERLAKLVGGVAVIKVGAATETEMKEKKARVEDAMHATRAAVEEGIVPGGGVALVRCAKDVDELIAKLEGDEKIGAQIVRRAIEEPLRQIVGNAGEEGAVVVGKISENKDPNFGYNAGTGVYEDLVKAGVIDPTKVTRTALQNAASIAGLMLTTEAMVSEIPEPKTPAPAGHGGGMGDMY from the coding sequence ATGGCAAAGCAGATCCTGCATGGAGAAGATTCGCGTCAGGCGATTCTGCGCGGCGTGAACACTCTGGCCGACGCAGTCAAGGTGACGCTCGGTCCGAAGGGCCGCAACGTCGTCATCGAAAAGAAATTTGGTTCGCCGACCATCACCAAAGACGGCGTGACCGTGGCCAAGGAAATCGAGCTGAAGGACCCCCTCGAAAACATGGGCGCGCAGATGGTCCGCGAGGTTGCATCCAAGACCTCCGATGTTGCCGGTGACGGCACCACTACGGCGACCGTACTGGCCCAGGCCATTTATCGCGAGGGCGTAAAAACGGTTGCGGCCGGAGCAAACCCGATGGCGCTGAAGCGCGGCATTGATAAAGCTGTGGAAGCCATTGTCGGCAAGCGCGATGAGAATGGCAACGTTACGGGCGGCGCGCTCTCCAAGCTCTCCAAGCCGGTTTCCGGAGACATGATTGCCCAGGTGGGCACCATCTCGGCCAACAGCGATGCCACGATTGGCACCATCATCGCCGAGGCCATGAAGAAGGTCGGCAAAGACGGCGTCATCACCGTGGAAGAGTCGAAGACGATGGAGACCCAGCTTGAAGTGGTCGAAGGTATGCAGTTTGACCGCGGCTACCTCAGCCCCTACTTCGTCACCGACCCGGACCGCATGGAGGCCGTCCTCGAAGATCCTTACATTCTGATCTATGAGAAAAAGATCAGCTCGATGAAGGACCTTCTGCCTCTTCTGGAGCAGGTTGCCCGCAACGGCAAGCCGCTCGTGATTATTGCCGAGGATGTGGAAGGCGAGGCGCTGGCGACCCTGGTGGTGAACAAACTGCGTGGGACGCTGAATGTGGCCGCCGTGAAGGCCCCCGGCTTTGGCGACCGCCGCAAGGCCATGTTGGGTGACATTGCCATCCTGACTGGTGGCAAAGCCATCACCGAAGACCTGGGGATCAAGCTTGAGAACATCAAGATTGAGGACCTTGGCCGCGCCAAGCGCGTCACGATTGACAAGGACAACACCACGATCGTCGAAGGCCGCGGAGATTCCAAGGCAATCGAAGGCCGTGTGAAGGAAATCCGCAGCCAGATTGAGAAGACGACCTCAGACTATGACCGCGAGAAGCTCCAGGAGCGGCTTGCGAAGCTGGTCGGCGGCGTTGCCGTCATCAAGGTCGGTGCAGCCACTGAGACCGAGATGAAGGAGAAAAAGGCCCGCGTGGAGGACGCGATGCACGCTACCCGCGCTGCCGTGGAAGAGGGCATTGTTCCGGGCGGCGGTGTCGCACTGGTCCGCTGCGCAAAGGACGTCGATGAGCTGATTGCGAAGCTCGAAGGCGATGAGAAGATCGGCGCCCAGATCGTTCGCCGCGCCATTGAGGAGCCGCTGCGCCAGATTGTTGGCAACGCTGGCGAAGAAGGCGCTGTAGTGGTAGGCAAAATCAGCGAAAACAAAGACCCGAACTTCGGCTACAACGCTGGAACCGGTGTTTACGAAGACCTGGTCAAGGCCGGCGTCATTGACCCGACCAAGGTGACCCGCACTGCTCTGCAGAATGCGGCCTCCATTGCGGGACTGATGCTGACCACAGAGGCCATGGTCTCGGAGATCCCTGAG
- the holA gene encoding DNA polymerase III subunit delta, whose protein sequence is MGAGFASTDRFLAEVRSNKLRAGYVLIGDEIFLYERCRRAVLKAFVPPELRDFCLSEIDLGETTVFAALDRAQTPSLMAPFQVLFVRNLKQLYTRGAKKEEFAALDAYFRSPNPQAVLLFVADHIRIPSDPRRMDMEDKNRYERIRETLGEHCGMVELARVDEADALRWLLSEAASQQIHLEQDAARELVDALGADMMLIANEFEKLALYVGLKKQITLGDVETMVLAAKQRSLYELTDAISAKDKNRALALLEGLLNASDGGEESAIGHLYMLARTFRQMLVILEKNVRDPRAIWQALWQGFRIPPFAAEELIRQARRYKSKRELTRALRLIARADLELRSQPPDKKLVLERLVMDLASASKEASPDAASIQYAMDF, encoded by the coding sequence ATGGGTGCAGGCTTCGCTTCCACGGACCGCTTTCTCGCCGAAGTACGGAGCAACAAACTCCGCGCTGGATATGTGCTGATTGGCGATGAAATCTTCCTTTATGAGCGCTGTCGCCGCGCCGTGCTGAAGGCCTTTGTTCCGCCAGAGTTACGCGATTTCTGCCTCTCAGAGATAGACCTCGGCGAGACGACGGTCTTTGCTGCTCTTGACCGCGCACAGACCCCCTCACTGATGGCCCCCTTTCAGGTGCTTTTTGTCCGTAACCTGAAGCAGCTCTACACGAGGGGGGCAAAAAAAGAGGAGTTTGCCGCGTTGGACGCCTATTTTCGCTCCCCCAATCCTCAGGCGGTACTCCTTTTTGTGGCCGACCACATCCGCATCCCCTCGGACCCGCGCCGCATGGACATGGAAGACAAAAATCGATACGAGCGTATTCGAGAAACGCTGGGAGAGCATTGCGGCATGGTCGAATTGGCGCGGGTGGATGAGGCCGATGCCCTGCGCTGGCTCTTGTCAGAAGCCGCAAGCCAGCAGATCCATCTGGAACAGGACGCGGCCCGCGAACTGGTAGACGCGCTTGGTGCGGACATGATGCTGATTGCCAATGAGTTTGAGAAGCTCGCGTTATATGTAGGTCTGAAAAAGCAGATCACGCTGGGTGACGTGGAGACCATGGTGCTTGCCGCCAAGCAGCGGTCCCTTTACGAGTTGACCGATGCTATTTCCGCCAAGGACAAAAACCGGGCGTTGGCGTTGCTTGAAGGGTTGCTGAATGCATCCGATGGAGGGGAAGAATCAGCGATTGGGCATCTTTATATGCTGGCGCGGACCTTCCGTCAGATGCTGGTCATTCTGGAAAAGAACGTCCGCGACCCGCGCGCCATCTGGCAGGCCCTGTGGCAGGGCTTCCGCATTCCGCCCTTTGCGGCGGAAGAACTTATCCGGCAGGCCCGCCGCTACAAATCCAAACGCGAACTGACTCGCGCCCTGCGCCTGATAGCCCGGGCGGATCTGGAGCTGCGCTCTCAGCCTCCAGACAAGAAGCTGGTGCTGGAAAGGCTGGTGATGGACCTGGCAAGTGCGTCGAAGGAGGCCTCTCCTGATGCGGCCTCCATCCAGTACGCCATGGACTTCTGA